A single genomic interval of Gossypium raimondii isolate GPD5lz chromosome 11, ASM2569854v1, whole genome shotgun sequence harbors:
- the LOC105801426 gene encoding dehydrodolichyl diphosphate synthase CPT3 — protein MEKEVMSSLKMAGNILCSASSFIRKCIFGVLRVGPIPNHIAFIMDGNRRYAKKQKLSHDGAAGGGGRYDAGFWALMVMLLYCQELGVKYITAYAFSIDNFKRKPEEVESLMASMLEKFHLLDILVKRLAVRVHFAGNLELLSNELRASAMELTEATAAYSKSVLTICIAYTSRDEILHAVRESCEQKRIDLEFDNDDDNEIKLMKVEKNMYMAVAPDPDIIIRTGGENRLSNFLLWQSSRSHLHSMWVLWPEIGVWNLVFAILNFQRNKTYHLEMKKKEKEL, from the coding sequence ATGGAGAAAGAGGTGATGAGTAGTTTGAAAATGGCAGGAAATATATTATGCAGTGCCAGCAGTTTTATCAGAAAATGCATCTTTGGTGTTCTTAGAGTTGGTCCAATCCCCAATCACATTGCTTTCATCATGGACGGAAATCGACGATATGCTAAAAAGCAGAAGCTCTCACACGATGGAGCCGCCGGGGGCGGCGGCCGTTATGATGCTGGCTTTTGGGCTCTCATGGTTATGTTATTGTACTGCCAAGAGCTTGGGGTGAAATATATCACTGCCTATGCCTTCAGCATCGACAATTTCAAGCGGAAACCAGAAGAAGTTGAATCACTTATGGCTTCCATGTTGGAGAAATTCCATCTCTTGGATATCCTCGTCAAACGTTTGGCCGTTAGGGTCCATTTCGCTGGGAATTTGGAGCTCTTGAGCAATGAGCTTAGGGCTTCCGCCATGGAACTTACGGAAGCTACGGCTGCGTATTCGAAATCGGTGCTTACGATTTGTATTGCCTACACTTCTAGAGACGAAATCTTGCATGCCGTTCGAGAATCTTGTGAGCAAAAACGCATTGATCTGGAATTCGATAACGACGACGACAATGAGATAAAGTTGATGAAGGTTGAGAAGAACATGTATATGGCGGTTGCACCGGATCCCGACATTATAATACGGACCGGAGGGGAGAACCGGCTAAGCAATTTCTTGTTGTGGCAGAGTAGTCGGAGTCATTTACATTCCATGTGGGTACTTTGGCCGGAGATTGGTGTATGGAATTTGGTGTTTGCAATCTTGAATTTTCAGAGGAATAAAACCTACCACTTggagatgaagaagaaagaaaaagaactgTAA
- the LOC105802100 gene encoding 4-coumarate--CoA ligase-like 9 isoform X2: MAERNPSLSNAGFCYETRIYSSLRQPVPLPPADQPLSVAEYCLSIFSSISTSGATPFAVNATTGQTLSYSQFVSQVQLSKPVIAFATSQTSHKIPTLKHETILLDSPEFLSFLTLSNIDGNVMKRIKVNQSDSAAILYSSGTTGRVKGVMMSHRNLIAMMAAIHHHNTIEADGSDNPPRSVTFFTVPLFHVFGFFMLLGAVLSADTVVLTERFEFAEMLRAIEKYKVTFMPVSPPLVLAFVKSILTKKFDLSSLQVLGCGGAPLGREVAQLFNEKFPNVLLLQGYGLTETGGGATNVFGPEEAARYGTVGRLAENMEAKIVDPETGQSLPPGQRGELWLRGPTVMKGYLGDEKATAETLDSEGWLKTGDICYFDTEGFLYILDRLKELIKYKAYQVPPAELEHLLHSHPQIADAAVVPYPDEEAGQIPIAYVVRNPGSSLTAAQTMDFIAKQVAPYKKIRRVAFIDSIPKNPAGKILRRELVNYTGGLSRL; encoded by the exons ATGGCGGAAAGAAATCCAAGCCTTTCAAACGCCGGATTCTGTTACGAAACGAGAATTTACAGTAGCTTAAGGCAGCCCGTCCCCCTCCCGCCAGCTGATCAGCCTCTTTCCGTCGCGGaatattgtctctccatcttctcTTCCATTTCCACCAGCGGCGCCACCCCTTTCGCCGTCAATGCAACCACCGGCCAAACGCTGAGTTACTCTCAATTCGTTTCTCAG GTCCAGCTCAGTAAACCGGTTATTGCCTTTGCTACTTCACAAACCTCTCATAAGATTCCAACTCTCAAACACGAAACTATCCTCTTGGACTCGCCCGAGTTTCTATCTTTCTTAACTCTGTCCAATATCGATGGTAACGTCATGAAACGAATCAAGGTAAATCAGTCCGATTCGGCAGCGATTTTATATTCTTCCGGAACCACCGGGCGGGTAAAGGGCGTGATGATGTCTCACCGTAACTTAATCGCAATGATGGCGGCGATTCATCACCACAACACTATCGAAGCTGACGGTAGCGACAATCCACCGCGATCGGTGACATTCTTCACCGTGCCACTGTTCCACGTGTTCGGTTTCTTTATGTTGTTAGGGGCGGTTTTGTCGGCGGATACCGTAGTTTTGACGGAGAGGTTTGAATTTGCGGAGATGCTGAGAGCCATCGAGAAGTACAAGGTTACTTTCATGCCTGTATCGCCGCCGCTTGTGCTGGCGTTTGTCAAATCGATTTTGACTAAAAAGTTCGACTTGAGCTCACTTCAGGTGCTTGGCTGCGGTGGCGCGCCGCTTGGTCGGGAGGTAGCTCAGCTGTTCAACGAGAAGTTCCCCAATGTGTTATTGCTACag GGATATGGGCTGACTGAGACTGGAGGAGGAGCGACTAATGTGTTTGGGCCTGAGGAGGCTGCTCGGTATGGGACTGTCGGCCGCCTTGCCGAAAATATGGAAGCCAAGATTGTTGATCCTGAAACTGGACAGTCGCTGCCACCCGGGCAGAGAGGGGAACTATGGTTGCGAGGGCCAACAGTAATGAAGG GTTATCTAGGTGATGAGAAGGCAACAGCGGAAACCTTGGATTCAGAAGGGTGGTTAAAAACTGGtgatatttgttattttgacaCAGAGGGGTTCCTTTACATTTTAGATAGATTGAAGGAATTGATCAAATACAAGGCATATCAG GTACCTCCAGCTGAATTGGAGCATTTACTTCATTCCCATCCTCAAATTGCTGATGCAGCTGTGGTTCC GTATCCTGACGAAGAAGCAGGGCAGATTCCAATCGCTTATGTAGTGAGAAACCCTGGAAGTAGCCTCACTGCGGCTCAAACCATGGATTTTATTGCAAAACAG GTTGCACCGTACAAGAAGATTCGTCGTGTTGCATTTATCGATTCCATTCCGAAAAATCCAGCAGGAAAGATCTTGAGGAGGGAGCTGGTTAATTATACTGGTGGTTTGTCTAGATTGTAA
- the LOC105802096 gene encoding glyceraldehyde-3-phosphate dehydrogenase, cytosolic codes for MAKVKIGINGFGRIGRLVARVALQRDDVELVAVNDPFITTDYMTYMFKYDSVHGQWKHHELKVKDSKTLLFGEKPVTVFGIRNPEEIPWGETGAEYIVESTGVFTDKDKAAAHLKGGAKKVIISAPSKDAPMFVMGVNEKDYKPEYDIISNASCTTNCLAPLAKVIHDKFGIIEGLMTTVHSITATQKTVDGPSMKDWRGGRAASFNIIPSSTGAAKAVGKVLPALNGKLTGMAFRVPTVDVSVVDLTVRLEKAASYDEIKAAIKVAAEGELKGILGYTDEDLVSTDFVGDSRSSIFDAKAGIALNEKFAKLVSWYDNEWGYSTRVVDLIIHVDAVSKAK; via the exons ATGG caaAGGTGAAGATCGGTATCAACG GATTCGGTAGGATCGGTAGGTTGGTGGCTCGAGTTGCTTTACAAAGAGACGATGTTGAACTCGTCGCTGTTAACGATCCTTTTATCACTACTGATTACATG ACATATATGTTCAAGTACGACAGTGTTCACGGGCAATGGAAGCATCATGAACTCAAAGTCAAGGATTCGAAGACCCTTCTGTTTGGCGAGAAGCCAGTCACTGTTTTCGGTATTAG GAACCCAGAGGAGATTCCATGGGGCGAGACCGGAGCTGAATACATTGTTGAATCAACTGGAGTGTTCACTGACAAAGACAAGGCAGCTGCCCACTTGAAG GGTGGTGCTAAGAAAGTAATTATATCTGCCCCAAGCAAGGATGCTCCAATGTTTGTCATGGGTGTTAATGAGAAGGATTACAAGCCGGAATATGATATTATTTCCAATGCTAGCTGCACTACCAACTGTCTTGCACCCCTTGCTAAG GTTATTCATGACAAATTCGGTATCATTGAGGGACTTATGACAACTGTTCATTCTATTACAG CTACACAAAAAACTGTGGATGGTCCATCAATGAAGGACTGGAGAGGAGGAAGAGCTGCTTCGTTCAACATCATTCCTAGCAGTACTGGAGCTGCTAAG GCTGTTGGAAAAGTGCTTCCTGCCTTGAATGGAAAATTAACTGGAATGGCTTTCCGTGTTCCCACCGTTGATGTTTCAGTGGTTGACCTCACAGTAAGACTAGAGAAAGCAGCCTCTTATGATGAGATCAAAGCTGCTATTAA GGTGGCAGCCGAGGGAGAATTAAAGGGAATCTTGGGTTACACTGATGAAGATTTGGTTTCCACTGACTTCGTCGGTGACAGCAG GTCGAGTATCTTTGATGCAAAAGCCGGAATAGCTCTGAATGAAAAGTTTGCCAAGCTTGTCTCGTGGTACGACAATGAATGGGGCTACAG CACCCGTGTTGTTGACCTTATCATTCATGTGGATGCTGTTTCGAAAGCTAAGTAA
- the LOC105802095 gene encoding elongator complex protein 3, which produces MATAVIAPDPKKLPRPGRGGFQAHGLTEEEARVRAIAEIVNSMVELSRKNQTVDLNAIKSAACRKYGLARAPKLVEMIAALPESDRESLLPKLRAKPVRTASGIAVVAVMSKPHRCPHIATTGNICVYCPGGPDSDFEYSTQSYTGYEPTSMRAIRARYNPYVQARSRIDQLKRLGHSVDKVEFILMGGTFMSLPADYRDYFIRNLHDALSGHTSANVEEAVAYSEHSAVKCIGMTIETRPDYCLGPHLRQMLSYGCTRLEIGVQSTYEDVARDTNRGHTVAAVADCFCLAKDAGFKVVAHMMPDLPNVGVERDLESFKEFFESPLFRADGLKIYPTLVIRGTGLYELWKTGRYRNYPPEQLVDIVARILAMVPPWTRVYRVQRDIPMPLVTSGVEKGNLRELALARMDDLGLKCRDVRTREAGIQDIHHKIRPEKVELVRRDYTANEGWETFLSYEDTRQDILVGLLRLRKCGRNTTCPELMGKCSIVRELHVYGTAVPVHGRDADKLQHQGYGTLLMEEAERIASREHRSTKIAVISGVGTRHYYRKLGYELEGPYMVKYLV; this is translated from the exons ATGGCGACCGCCGTCATAGCTCCGGACCCGAAAAAGCTCCCGCGCCCCGGTCGGGGCGGGTTTCAAGCTCATGGATTAACGGAAGAAGAGGCCCGAGTTCGAGCTATCGCCGAAATTGTGAACTCCATGGTGGAACTGTCACGGAAGAACCAAACGGTGGACCTCAACGCGATCAAATCCGCCGCATGTCGAAAATATGGGCTCGCACGTGCCCCGAAGCTTGTGGAGATGATCGCGGCACTTCCTGAGTCAGACCGTGAGTCCCTGCTTCCAAAACTCCGAGCCAAACCAGTCCGAACCGCTTCCGGAATCGCAGTCGTGGCGGTTATGTCGAAGCCGCATCGGTGCCCGCATATTGCCACTACGGGTAACATTTGTGTATATTGCCCCGGTGGACCGGATTCGGATTTTGAGTATAGTACTCAGTCGTATACTGGATATGAGCCAACTAGCATGCGAGCAATTCGAGCCAG GTATAATCCATATGTCCAGGCGAGAAGCCGTATAGATCAGCTGAAGCGATTGGGTCACAGTGTCGACAAG GTTGAATTCATCTTGATGGGTGGTACTTTCATGTCACTGCCTGCAGATTACCGAGATTATTTTATTAGGAATCTTCATGATGCTTTATCCGGACACACTTCTGCCAATGTTGAAGAGGCAGTTGCCTACTCTGAACATAGTGCAGTGAAGTGCATTGGAATGACAATTGAAAC TAGGCCAGACTATTGTCTCGGCCCTCATTTGCGCCAAATGCTTTCTTATGGTTGTACACGATTGGAGATTGGAGTTCAAAGCACATATGAGGATGTCGCTCGTGACACTAATAGAGGACACACTGTTGCTGCAGTAGCTGATTGTTTTTGCTTGGCGAAAGATGCTGGTTTTAAG GTTGTTGCTCATATGATGCCTGATCTTCCTAATGTTGGTGTTGAGAGAGACTTGGAAAGTTTTAAGGAGTTCTTTGAGAGCCCTTTATTTCGAGCCGATGGGCTTAAAATTTATCCCACCCTTGTAATTCGTGGAACTGGCCTCTATGAGCTCTGGAAAACTGGCAG GTATAGAAACTACCCACCTGAGCAGCTTGTTGACATTGTGGCGAGGATCTTGGCCATGGTACCTCCTTGGACACGTGTTTATAGGGTTCAGCGTGATATTCCTATGCCTCTGGTTACTTCAGGGGTTGAGAAAGGAAATCTTCGTGAACTAGCCTTAGCGCGTATGGATGACTTGGGCTTGAAGTGTCGAGATGTTCGAACACGTGAAGCTGGTATCCAG GACATTCACCATAAAATTAGACCTGAAAAAGTTGAGCTTGTTCGACGTGATTATACTGCAAATGAAGGTTGGGAAACATTTTTGTCGTATGAAGATACGCGCCAG GATATTCTTGTTGGGTTGTTGCGGCTGCGAAAATGTGGCCGGAACACTACTTGCCCTGAACTAATGGGGAAATGTTCTATTGTCCGTGAACTTCACGTGTATGGAACTGCTGTTCCGGTTCATGGCAGGGATGCTGACAAACTCCAACACCAG GGTTATGGTACACTCTTGATGGAAGAAGCAGAGCGGATTGCGAGCAGAGAGCATAGATCAACAAAAATAGCTGTTATATCTGGGGTAGGAACCCGGCATTACTATAGGAAGTTAGGCTATGAGCTTGAAGGGCCTTACATGGTGAAATATCTTGTTTAA
- the LOC105802100 gene encoding 4-coumarate--CoA ligase-like 9 isoform X1, producing the protein MAERNPSLSNAGFCYETRIYSSLRQPVPLPPADQPLSVAEYCLSIFSSISTSGATPFAVNATTGQTLSYSQFVSQVRSLAYCLKKRYSLSQNDVAFVLSPTSLHIPVLYFALMSLGIIVSPANPLGSNSEISHQVQLSKPVIAFATSQTSHKIPTLKHETILLDSPEFLSFLTLSNIDGNVMKRIKVNQSDSAAILYSSGTTGRVKGVMMSHRNLIAMMAAIHHHNTIEADGSDNPPRSVTFFTVPLFHVFGFFMLLGAVLSADTVVLTERFEFAEMLRAIEKYKVTFMPVSPPLVLAFVKSILTKKFDLSSLQVLGCGGAPLGREVAQLFNEKFPNVLLLQGYGLTETGGGATNVFGPEEAARYGTVGRLAENMEAKIVDPETGQSLPPGQRGELWLRGPTVMKGYLGDEKATAETLDSEGWLKTGDICYFDTEGFLYILDRLKELIKYKAYQVPPAELEHLLHSHPQIADAAVVPYPDEEAGQIPIAYVVRNPGSSLTAAQTMDFIAKQVAPYKKIRRVAFIDSIPKNPAGKILRRELVNYTGGLSRL; encoded by the exons ATGGCGGAAAGAAATCCAAGCCTTTCAAACGCCGGATTCTGTTACGAAACGAGAATTTACAGTAGCTTAAGGCAGCCCGTCCCCCTCCCGCCAGCTGATCAGCCTCTTTCCGTCGCGGaatattgtctctccatcttctcTTCCATTTCCACCAGCGGCGCCACCCCTTTCGCCGTCAATGCAACCACCGGCCAAACGCTGAGTTACTCTCAATTCGTTTCTCAGGTCCGTTCCCTTGCTTACTGTCTCAAAAAACGCTACTCTCTGTCCCAAAACGATGTCGCTTTCGTCCTCTCCCCTACTTCTCTTCATATCCCTGTGCTTTACTTTGCTCTCATGTCGTTGGGAATCATCGTCTCTCCCGCTAACCCGCTTGGTTCCAACTCGGAAATCTCTCACCAGGTCCAGCTCAGTAAACCGGTTATTGCCTTTGCTACTTCACAAACCTCTCATAAGATTCCAACTCTCAAACACGAAACTATCCTCTTGGACTCGCCCGAGTTTCTATCTTTCTTAACTCTGTCCAATATCGATGGTAACGTCATGAAACGAATCAAGGTAAATCAGTCCGATTCGGCAGCGATTTTATATTCTTCCGGAACCACCGGGCGGGTAAAGGGCGTGATGATGTCTCACCGTAACTTAATCGCAATGATGGCGGCGATTCATCACCACAACACTATCGAAGCTGACGGTAGCGACAATCCACCGCGATCGGTGACATTCTTCACCGTGCCACTGTTCCACGTGTTCGGTTTCTTTATGTTGTTAGGGGCGGTTTTGTCGGCGGATACCGTAGTTTTGACGGAGAGGTTTGAATTTGCGGAGATGCTGAGAGCCATCGAGAAGTACAAGGTTACTTTCATGCCTGTATCGCCGCCGCTTGTGCTGGCGTTTGTCAAATCGATTTTGACTAAAAAGTTCGACTTGAGCTCACTTCAGGTGCTTGGCTGCGGTGGCGCGCCGCTTGGTCGGGAGGTAGCTCAGCTGTTCAACGAGAAGTTCCCCAATGTGTTATTGCTACag GGATATGGGCTGACTGAGACTGGAGGAGGAGCGACTAATGTGTTTGGGCCTGAGGAGGCTGCTCGGTATGGGACTGTCGGCCGCCTTGCCGAAAATATGGAAGCCAAGATTGTTGATCCTGAAACTGGACAGTCGCTGCCACCCGGGCAGAGAGGGGAACTATGGTTGCGAGGGCCAACAGTAATGAAGG GTTATCTAGGTGATGAGAAGGCAACAGCGGAAACCTTGGATTCAGAAGGGTGGTTAAAAACTGGtgatatttgttattttgacaCAGAGGGGTTCCTTTACATTTTAGATAGATTGAAGGAATTGATCAAATACAAGGCATATCAG GTACCTCCAGCTGAATTGGAGCATTTACTTCATTCCCATCCTCAAATTGCTGATGCAGCTGTGGTTCC GTATCCTGACGAAGAAGCAGGGCAGATTCCAATCGCTTATGTAGTGAGAAACCCTGGAAGTAGCCTCACTGCGGCTCAAACCATGGATTTTATTGCAAAACAG GTTGCACCGTACAAGAAGATTCGTCGTGTTGCATTTATCGATTCCATTCCGAAAAATCCAGCAGGAAAGATCTTGAGGAGGGAGCTGGTTAATTATACTGGTGGTTTGTCTAGATTGTAA
- the LOC105802097 gene encoding uncharacterized protein LOC105802097: MATSAFKSTSKRSSLGDSADVSSSNRASVHRRARSLSRFSRRLADDDDDETTPAPKTSGRTVNTARGSGLPEISLDDLAIELFDSSLSGRSASWNANVSTRNGEGGVVENVVQRRGRSVSRRGTSGSSVNSGSGGRLTSDTANSRRRRSVSVARYQISDSESDLDHPQNSSNRASLRSSIGENYQISSTYKQTASNNRQGLRRSLSQKDLKYHDGYSNHTSALTDDDRGDAFSNKSGMERIIQAVYAQKKGEAHPTGDDVNGGLYAAMRKELRHAAEEIKTQLEQAMVKTKKSNIASDGSLHLDNSDFLQAVSTIRRKCITKLEKTDKCRQDLSAEILLEKHGRELSKIVKELLSEPKNSIVEKSFRTRKKSHDQNTTSKQLTEEAERYIEDFISNVEDTDISSLDGDRSDTNSSIRGIAKTPNFQSPAVFKSVPVEMDGVMLPWLQWETSNDASPSLFENKPYLSQEATSVQDLSNQFRSSNGSWSPAFSDCPSVSSGEDRGTKFGEQGRYHNHTKSSSIGAKTTQFDVNDYLNTKGNEAFLHEIWCQRRRISSGGLLLCNHIMF; encoded by the exons ATGGCAACTTCAGCTTTCAAATCGACTTCCAAGAGATCTTCACTCGGTGACTCAGCCGATGTCTCTTCTTCCAACCGCGCTTCCGTTCACCGCCGCGCTAGGAGTCTCAGCAGATTTTCGCGCCGTCTTGCtgacgacgacgacgacgagACTACTCCGGCTCCAAAGACCAGTGGGAGAACCGTCAATACCGCCAGGGGATCGGGGTTACCGGAGATTAGTCTCGACGATCTCGCCATTGAGCTCTTTGACTCCTCCCTCAGTGGACGGTCGGCTTCGTGGAATGCTAACGTCAGCACCCGTAATGGCGAAGGAGGAGTAGTAGAGAATGTGGTTCAGAGAAGAGGACGATCGGTGTCCAGGCGAGGAACCAGTGGCAGTTCTGTAAATAGTGGTAGTGGAGGAAGGTTAACTTCGGACACTGCTAACTCCAGGAGAAGAAGATCGGTCTCGGTTGCTCGATATCAAATTAGTGATTCTGAG AGTGATCTAGATCATCCTCAGAACTCAAGCAACCGCGCTAGTTTGAGAAGTTCCATTGGTGAAAACTATCAGATATCCTCGACTTATAAACAAACAGCTTCAAATAATAGACAAGGACTGAGAAGGTCTCTTAGCCAAAAGGACTTAAAATATCATGATGGTTACTCA AACCACACTTCTGCTTTAACTGATGATGATAGGGGGGATGCTTTTTCTAATAAAAGTGGGATGGAGAGGATAATACAAGCGGTTTATGCACAGAAAAAG GGAGAGGCACACCCCACTGGTGATGATGTGAATGGTGGGTTGTACGCTGCAATGCGGAAAGAGCTTAGACATGCCGCGGAAGAGATCAAGACACAACTTGAACAA GCAATGGTGAAAACAAAAAAGTCCAACATAGCAAGTGATGGAAGTTTGCATCTTGACAATTCTGATTTTCTTCAAGCTGTGTCTACAATTAGAAGGAAGTGCATAACAAAATTGGAAAAG ACAGATAAGTGTAGACAAGATTTATCAGCGGAGATTCTGTTGGAGAAGCATGGCAGAGAGCTCTCTAAAATTGTCAAAGAATTGCTTTCCGAACCAAAGAACTCCATTGTAGAGAAATCATTTCGAACTAGAAAG AAGAGCCATGATCAAAATACAACGTCGAAGCAATTAACTGAGGAGGCCGAAAGGTATATTGAAGATTTCATTTCAAATGTTGAAGACACAGATATTTCATCATTAGATGGGGACAGGAGTGATACTAATTCAAGCATACGGGGGATAGCAAAGACACCAAATTTCCAGAGTCCAGCAGTGTTTAAATCCGTCCCTGTCGAAATGGATGGTGTAATGCTTCCTTGGTTACAGTGGGAGACTTCTAATGATGCTTCTCCATCATTGTTTGAGAATAAACCCTATCTTTCTCAG GAAGCAACCAGTGTTCAAGATCTGAGCAACCAATTTAGGAGCAGCAATGGGAGTTGGAGCCCAGCATTTAGCGATTGCCCTTCAGTAAGTAGTGGAGAagatagagggactaaatttggAGAACAAGGAAGGTACCATAACCACACCAAATCCTCTTCAATTGGAGCCAAAACGACGCAGTTCGATGTGAATGACTATCTAAACACCAAAGGCAACGAGGCATTTTTGCATGAAATTTGGTGCCAAAGACGTAGAATTAGTTCGGGTGGTCTTCTTCTTTGTAACCATATTATGTTTTAG
- the LOC105802099 gene encoding lysine histidine transporter 2 produces the protein MEIQPEKRESAPSNDDSLNDWLPITKSRNAKWWYSAFHNVTAMVGAGVLGLPYACSLLGWGPGVAIMVLSWVITFYTLWQMVEMHEMVPGKRFDRYHELGQYAFGEKLGLWVVVPLQLMCEVGVDIVYVVTGGTSMKKIYNVLYPDGKEIRSTWFYVAFGALHFFLSHLPSFNSITAISFFAALMSLSYSTIAWVASVRKGVQPTVSYGPRSATPKAQVFDFFSGLGDVAFAFAGHNVVLEIQATIPSTPGKPSKGPMWKGVVIAYLVVAACYFPVAFCGYLVFGNQVEDNVLVSLEKPAYLIVAANAFVLVHVIGSYQVFAMPVFDMMESFLVKQMHFKPSLMLRTITRTSYVLFTMLVAITLPFFGGLLSFLGGFCFAPTSYYIPCIIWLVIYKPKRFSLSWFANYICIGIGLILTILGPIGGMISLIHSSQTFKFFS, from the exons atggagattCAACCTGAGAAGCGTGAGTCAGCACCATCAAATGATGATTCTTTGAACGATTGGCTTCCCATTACTAAATCCAGAAACGCTAAATGGTGGTACTCTGCTTTTCACAATGTCACCGCCATGGTTGGAGCTGGTGTTTTGGGTCTCCCTTATGCTTGTTCTTTACTTGGATG gGGACCTGGAGTTGCTATAATGGTATTGTCATGGGTTATCACTTTTTATACACTATGGCAAATGGTTGAGATGCATGAGATGGTTCCTGGAAAGCGTTTTGACCGGTACCATGAGTTGGGCCAGTATGCGTTTGGAGAAAAGCTTGGGCTTTGGGTTGTGGTGCCCTTGCAACTGATGTGTGAAGTCGGTGTTGACATCGTTTATGTTGTTACCGGGGGGACATCGATGAAGAAGATTTACAACGTGTTGTACCCTGATGGCAAAGAGATTCGATCAACATGGTTTTACGTGGCGTTCGGAGCTCTTCACTTTTTCCTCTCCCATCTCCCCAGTTTCAATTCCATCACTGCCATCTCCTTTTTTGCTGCTTTGATGTCTCTAAG CTATTCAACCATTGCTTGGGTAGCTTCAGTTCGAAAAGGGGTTCAGCCAACCGTGAGTTATGGTCCGAGGAGTGCTACACCAAAGGCTCAAGTGTTTGATTTCTTCAGTGGATTGGGAGATGTAGCTTTTGCTTTTGCCGGTCATAATGTGGTATTGGAGATACAAGCAACGATCCCATCGACACCCGGAAAGCCATCCAAAGGACCAATGTGGAAAGGGGTAGTTATAGCTTATCTCGTTGTCGCAGCATGTTATTTTCCGGTTGCCTTTTGCGGTTACTTGGTGTTTGGAAACCAAGTCGAGGACAACGTCCTAGTTTCGCTAGAAAAACCGGCTTACCTCATTGTAGCAGCCAATGCGTTCGTTCTCGTTCATGTCATTGGAAGTTACCAA GTCTTTGCGATGCCAGTTTTTGACATGATGGAATCATTTCTAGTGAAACAAATGCATTTCAAGCCAAGTTTGATGCTTCGGACCATTACACGAACTTCTTACGTTT TATTTACAATGCTAGTAGCAATAACGTTACCTTTCTTTGGTGGGTTACTAAGTTTCCTTGGAGGATTTTGTTTTGCCCCAACATCTTACTAC ATCCCTTGCATCATATGGCTTGTTATCTACAAACCAAAGAGATTCAGCTTGTCATGGTTCGCAAACTAT atTTGCATTGGTATTGGGTTGATTTTGACGATTTTGGGACCAATAGGAGGAATGATTTCTCTCATTCATTCATCGCAGACCTTCAAATTTTTCTCTTAG